The following are encoded in a window of Rhizobium sp. WYJ-E13 genomic DNA:
- a CDS encoding tyrosine-type recombinase/integrase, producing MTEISPLRRRMIDDMTIRNLSPATQRSYLHAVTKFSRYFGRSPDRLGLEDVRAFQVHLVSSGLSWPALNQTVCALRFFFGVTLGHAEIPERIAYARTPAKLPTILSGDEIVRFLEAVPSLRTRTALTTAYAAGLRASEAVHLKVRNIDGERGIIRVEHGKGGKDRNVMLSAQLLAILRVYWRLARPEVWLFPGRDETKPIDVQVLYSACRSACAAAGIDKRVTVHTLRHSFATHLLESGTDIRIIQVLLGHNNLSTTARYTKVSNTLIRSTTSPLDRLTLEVVPPS from the coding sequence ATGACAGAGATAAGCCCGCTACGCCGGCGCATGATCGATGACATGACGATCCGCAATCTTTCGCCAGCGACGCAACGATCGTATTTGCATGCGGTGACCAAGTTCTCGCGTTATTTCGGGCGATCGCCAGACCGTCTTGGACTGGAAGACGTGCGCGCGTTTCAGGTGCATCTGGTGTCGTCGGGCCTATCATGGCCGGCCTTGAACCAGACAGTTTGTGCCCTGCGGTTCTTCTTTGGCGTCACGCTTGGTCATGCCGAGATACCGGAGCGCATTGCCTATGCCCGGACACCGGCCAAGCTGCCGACGATCCTCAGCGGCGACGAGATCGTGCGGTTTCTGGAAGCGGTTCCAAGCCTGAGGACCCGCACCGCACTGACGACCGCTTATGCGGCGGGGCTGCGCGCCTCGGAAGCTGTCCATCTCAAAGTCCGCAACATTGATGGCGAACGCGGTATCATCCGCGTCGAGCATGGCAAGGGCGGAAAGGATCGCAACGTCATGCTGTCAGCGCAGTTGCTCGCGATCCTGCGGGTCTATTGGCGGCTGGCGAGACCCGAGGTCTGGCTGTTCCCGGGCCGGGACGAGACCAAGCCCATCGACGTCCAGGTTCTGTATTCTGCCTGCCGTTCGGCGTGTGCCGCGGCCGGTATCGACAAAAGGGTAACGGTGCATACGCTGCGCCACAGCTTTGCCACCCATCTTCTGGAAAGCGGAACCGACATCCGCATCATCCAGGTTTTGCTCGGCCACAACAATCTGTCTACCACGGCACGCTACACGAAGGTTTCCAATACCCTGATCCGCAGCACGACCAGCCCGCTCGACCGGCTGACACTGGAGGTGGTGCCGCCAAGCTGA
- a CDS encoding IS91 family transposase: protein MAAGLEVADIFRRHGERYRQAHDTHLGRVERRVMSAVEMCRTARLGGHVQQCQDCAALRIAYNSCRNRHCPKCQGQASRDWLAARQADLLPVGYFHVVFTLPQEIAAIAFQNKAVVYAILFRAVAETLRKLAADPRHLGAEIGFIAVLHSWGQNLHYHPHIHCIVPGGGLSADQSRWVACRTSFFMPVRVLSCLFRRLFLEELKQAYDLDQLQFFGDIAGLASPAAFNRMVKEARRVGWIVYAKPPFAGPEQVLAYLGRYTHRIAISNSRLVSIDGDRVTFRWKDYRTGGKQKVMTLDAHEFIRRFLLHTVPDGFHRIRHYGLLANGHRQLKLDLCRSLLDVPPPEHPVEEPDAKPPPLRHRCSCCGGAVKIIGAWTPMSPVCRPAWNDSS from the coding sequence ATGGCGGCGGGACTGGAGGTGGCGGACATTTTTCGCCGCCACGGGGAAAGATATCGTCAAGCCCACGACACCCATCTCGGGCGTGTCGAACGCCGGGTGATGAGCGCCGTCGAGATGTGCCGGACCGCTCGGCTGGGCGGGCATGTCCAGCAATGTCAGGACTGCGCGGCGTTGCGCATCGCCTATAATTCCTGTCGCAACCGGCATTGCCCGAAGTGCCAGGGACAGGCGAGCCGTGACTGGCTCGCCGCGCGGCAGGCCGATCTTCTGCCGGTCGGCTATTTCCATGTCGTGTTCACCTTGCCGCAAGAGATTGCGGCTATCGCTTTCCAGAACAAGGCGGTCGTCTATGCGATCCTGTTTCGCGCCGTCGCCGAGACGTTGCGCAAGCTTGCTGCCGATCCCAGGCATCTGGGTGCAGAGATCGGCTTCATCGCGGTGCTACACTCCTGGGGGCAGAACCTCCATTATCACCCGCATATCCATTGCATCGTGCCGGGCGGTGGATTGTCGGCGGACCAGTCCCGCTGGGTGGCTTGCCGGACAAGCTTCTTCATGCCCGTGCGGGTCCTGTCATGCCTGTTCAGGCGGTTGTTTCTTGAAGAGCTGAAGCAGGCCTACGACCTGGACCAGCTTCAGTTCTTCGGCGACATCGCCGGCCTGGCCAGTCCGGCCGCATTCAACCGCATGGTCAAAGAAGCGCGGCGTGTCGGCTGGATCGTCTATGCCAAGCCGCCCTTTGCCGGACCCGAACAGGTGCTGGCCTATCTCGGTCGCTATACCCATCGCATCGCCATCTCCAATTCCCGCCTCGTCAGCATCGATGGCGATCGAGTCACATTCCGATGGAAGGATTATCGAACGGGCGGCAAGCAAAAGGTAATGACACTCGATGCCCATGAGTTCATCCGCCGTTTCCTGCTTCACACCGTTCCGGACGGCTTTCATCGCATTCGTCATTACGGCCTGCTTGCCAATGGCCATCGGCAACTGAAGCTGGACCTGTGCCGAAGCCTGCTCGACGTCCCGCCGCCGGAACACCCGGTCGAAGAACCGGACGCAAAGCCACCGCCTTTGCGGCACCGCTGCTCCTGTTGCGGCGGCGCCGTTAAGATCATCGGCGCGTGGACTCCAATGTCGCCGGTCTGCCGACCAGCATGGAACGACAGTTCATGA
- a CDS encoding nucleoside hydrolase has protein sequence MHKVIYDTDPGVDDAMALLFLHRHPEIDLIGITTVFGNASIETTTRNALFLKREWNIAAPVARGASVTIDPSRQERPWPTMVHGENGLGDMPVPDVIDLPLDPRPAHRFIIDTVRANPGEVRLVAVGRMTNLALALKEDPEIASLVKDVVIMGGNFYLPGNVSPVAEANIHGDPEAADIVLTAPWKVVVIGLDVTAITTMSRSYLGDMAAKGDKAVKQLNTLSQSYIDFYKHAVEDGMMVHDSCASVYVVAPELFKTITGAVRVVCGGIADGQTVVKPDGRHFPPGHWDGLPSQSVATGIESEKVIGLIRETLLRV, from the coding sequence ATGCACAAGGTCATTTATGACACGGATCCGGGCGTCGATGACGCAATGGCGCTGCTTTTCCTGCATCGCCATCCCGAGATCGATCTCATCGGCATCACCACAGTCTTCGGCAATGCCTCGATCGAGACGACGACGCGCAATGCGCTGTTCCTGAAGCGGGAATGGAATATCGCGGCCCCCGTTGCCAGGGGTGCGAGCGTGACCATCGATCCGTCTCGACAGGAGCGTCCTTGGCCGACCATGGTGCATGGCGAAAATGGCCTCGGCGACATGCCGGTGCCTGATGTCATCGACCTGCCGCTCGATCCGCGCCCGGCGCATCGTTTCATCATCGACACCGTGCGCGCCAATCCGGGCGAGGTGAGGCTGGTCGCCGTCGGCCGCATGACGAACCTGGCCTTGGCGCTGAAGGAAGATCCCGAGATTGCCAGCCTCGTGAAGGACGTCGTCATCATGGGCGGCAATTTCTATCTGCCCGGCAATGTCTCGCCGGTTGCCGAAGCCAATATTCACGGCGATCCGGAAGCGGCTGATATCGTGCTGACCGCGCCGTGGAAGGTCGTCGTCATCGGTCTCGATGTCACGGCGATCACCACGATGAGCCGCAGCTATTTGGGCGATATGGCGGCCAAGGGCGACAAGGCAGTCAAGCAGCTCAACACGCTTTCGCAGTCCTATATCGACTTCTACAAGCATGCGGTCGAAGACGGCATGATGGTGCATGACAGCTGCGCCAGCGTCTATGTCGTGGCACCGGAACTGTTCAAGACGATCACGGGCGCAGTGCGCGTCGTCTGTGGCGGCATTGCCGACGGCCAGACGGTCGTCAAGCCGGATGGCCGCCACTTCCCGCCGGGTCACTGGGATGGCCTGCCGAGCCAGAGCGTTGCCACCGGCATCGAGTCGGAAAAGGTGATCGGTTTGATCCGCGAGACGCTTCTGCGGGTCTGA
- a CDS encoding cobalamin biosynthesis protein: MSEIIIGEARRHVLGLGCEHGASVGEVMALAVEALDAAGISGAGLAAVASIDSRRAERAILAVAAHFAVPSLFFDAARLEAETPRLKNPSEIVFARVGCHGVAESAALAALGADAELTLGKIKSRHATAAVACIGLQKA; the protein is encoded by the coding sequence ATGAGTGAGATCATCATCGGTGAGGCAAGACGGCACGTGCTCGGGCTTGGCTGCGAGCACGGGGCTTCTGTTGGCGAGGTGATGGCGCTGGCTGTCGAGGCGCTTGATGCGGCCGGCATCAGCGGGGCGGGGCTTGCCGCTGTCGCTTCGATCGACAGCCGAAGGGCAGAACGGGCGATCCTTGCCGTTGCGGCGCATTTTGCCGTGCCCTCCCTGTTCTTCGATGCGGCGCGGCTGGAGGCGGAGACGCCGCGGCTTAAAAATCCCTCCGAGATCGTCTTTGCCCGCGTCGGCTGCCATGGCGTGGCGGAATCCGCTGCCCTTGCGGCTCTTGGCGCGGATGCGGAACTGACGCTCGGCAAGATCAAATCTCGGCATGCGACAGCGGCTGTCGCCTGCATCGGGTTGCAGAAAGCCTGA